The window GACGCGCCGTCGTCGTACGGGAGGTCGACGTCGTCGACGGTGTCAGTCATCACCAGTGTTAGGGCGGCGGTTCCTAAATGAGTTCGGGTGACAGTGATATTACCATAAGTAATTAGATAGAACCGAAGTTATTATCTTCCGGTATGCTGTAGGCGGTGGTGATGAGCGCCATTCAGTCCGCCGAAGCCGACACCCTCGAACGCGTCCGCGACCTCCCGCCCAGCGCGAAACTCGTCGCGAAAGTCCTGGAGTACGAGGACACCCTCACCCAGAGCGAGATAGCCGACGAAACCCTCCTCCCCGCGCGCACCGTCCGCTACGCGCTCACCCGCCTCGAAGACGAGGGCCTCGTCGACTCCCGCTTCTCCTTCACCGACGCCCGGAAACGCCTCTACAGCCTCGACGTCTGAGCGCCGAACCTTTATCCGCGAACGCCGGAGTAGGGAGTGACAATGACGCGCGTCATCCACACGGGGGACACACACCTCGGTTATCGCCAGTACCACTCCCCCGTGCGTCGCCAGGACTTCGCGGACGCGTTCCGGAGCGTCGTCGAGGACGCCGTCGAGGACGACGTGGACGCGGTCGTGCACGCGGGCGACCTCTACCACGACCGCCAGCCCGGCCTCCCCGACCTCCTCGACACCATCGACATCCTCACCCCGCTTCGCGAACACGACATCCCCTTCCTCGCGGTCGTCGGGAACCACGAGAGCACCCGGCAGGGCCAGTGGCTCGACCTCTTCGAGACGCTCGGCCTCGCAACCCGACTCGACGCCCAGGGAACCGTCGTGGGCGACACGACGTTCTACGGCCTCGACTACGTTCCCGAGTCGAAGCGCGACCAGCTCGACTACGAGTTCGCTACGCCGGAGACGGCGCACGCCGCACTCGTCTCTCACGGCCTGTTCACGCCGTTCCCGCACGCGAACTGGGAGACGGAGACCGTACTCGGGGAGGCGAACGTCGAGTTCGACGCGCTCCTCCTCGGGGACAACCACGCGCCCGACCGCGCCGAAGTGCTGGACACGTGGGTGACGTACTGCGGGTCGACCGAGCGCGCGAGCGCGAGCGAACGCGACCCCCGCGGCTACAACATCGTCACGTTCGACGACGGCGCGGAGATTACGCGCCGCGGCGTCGACACACGCGACTTCGTCTTCCTCGACCTCGAACTGAAGGGCGACGAGGGCACCGCGTACGTCCGCGACCGCGTCCGCGAGGCCGACGTGACGGACGCCGTCGTCATCGCCACTATCGAAGGGGAGGGCGGCCAGGTGACGCCCGCCGACGTGGAGGCGTTCGGCGAGGAGCGCGGCGCGCTCGTCACGCGCGTGAACGACCGCCGCGAAGTCGAGGACGAAGCGGACATCGACGTGAGTTTCGCCGACCCCGACGAGGCCGTCCGGGAGCGCGTGCGCGAACTCGGACTGAGCCAGACCGCGCGCGACATCGACGAGGCCGTCCGGGAGAGCAAACTCGCCGACGCGAACGTCCGCGATGCGGTGAAAGACCGCGTGCAGGAGGCGATTTCGGACGCCCCCGACCCCGGCGACGGAGCGGCCGGCGTGACGGAGGAAGAAGCGGCCGACGAGAACGACGGACAGGCGGCGATGGGTGAGTTCCAGTGAAGTTCGAGCGCGTCAAGATTCGGAACTTCAAGTGTTACGACGCGGAGGACGTGCGACTCGACCGCGGCGTCACCGTCGTGTACGGCCTGAACGGGAGCGGGAAGTCGAGCCTCCTCGAAGCCTGCTTCTTCGCGCTGTACGGCACGGACGCCGTCCCCGGCACGGCGAACGAGGTCGTGACGACCGGCACGGAGGAGATGGCGGTGACGCTGTGGTTCACGCACGACGGCGACGAGTACGAGCTCTCCCGCGAGCTCAAGCTGCGCGACGGCCGCGTCGGCCGCCACGACTGCGTCCTCACCACCCCCGCGGGGAGCATCGAGGGCGTGACAGACGTGGAGGCGCACATCGTCGAGCTGTTGCGAATGGACGCGTCGGCGTTCGTGAACTGCGCGTACGTCCGGCAGGGCGAGGTGAACAAGCTCATCAACGCCAGCCCGAGCGAGCGCCAGGACATGATAGACGACCTCCTCCAGCTCGGGAAACTGGAGGACTACCGCGAGCGCGCCGGGGACGCCCGCCTCGGCGTCGAGGACGTGCTCACGGAGTACCGGAGCCGCCTCGACCAGCGCGCGGAGGACGTGAACGAACTCGAAAACCAAGCCCTTCACGAGCGCCGGAACGCCCTGCAGTCGGACCTCGCGGAGGTCGAGTCCGAAATCGAGCGCTTCGAGGAGAACCAGCAGAACGCCCGCGAGACGAAGGAGGAGGCGGAGCGCGTGCTCTCCGAGTACGAGGAGAAGCGCGAGGAACTCGATTCGGTCCGGGAGACCATCGCGGACCTCCGCGAGGACATCAGCGACACCGAGAACGAACGCGACAGCCTTCAGGAGACGCTGCGCGAGCACCGCGAGCGCGCGAGCGACCTCGACGACCGCGTCGAATCGCTCCTCGCCGACACCGACCTCGACGGGGACGCCGGCCTCGACGCGGTCGAGGCGCGCCGCGAGGAACTCGACGCGGAGCGCGAGACCGTGCAGTCGGACGTGCAGGAGGTCGCGAACGAGATGACGAGCGACCGGAAGGACGCCGAGTCCTTCGAGGAGCGCGCGGACGACCTCGCGGAGCGCGCTGCGGAGGCGCGAGAGCGCGCGGACGACCTCGAAGCCGCCGCGGCGGACGCCGCCGAGGAGGTTGCGGAACTCGACTCGACCATCGCGGACATCGAGAGCGACATCGAGGAGTCGCGGGAGGCGTTCGCGGACGCGCCGGTCGCGTTCGGCGAGGCCACCGAGTACCGCGAGCGACTCGAATCGGAGCGCGAGGAGCTGCGCGCGGAACGCACGGACGTCCGGGAGGAGCTGGCGTCCGCGCGGTCGCGCGTCGAGGACGCCGAGGAACTGCTCGCGGAGGGGAAGTGTCCGGAGTGCGGGCAGCCGGTCGAGGGGTCGCCGCACGTCGCGTCCATCGAGGAGTACCGCGAGCGCGTCGGCGACCTCGAAGCCGACCTGGACGGCATCGAGAGCGACATCGAGGACGTGACGGACCGCATCGAGCGCGCGAGCGAGCTCGAAGCCGTCGAGCGGACGGTCGCCGACCTCGAATCCCGCCGCGAGTCGAAGGCGGAGGTCCGGGAGGCGAAGGCGGAGACGGTCGCGGAGAAGCGCGACGACGCGGCGGCGGCCCGCGAGCGCGCGGACGACCTCGAATCGCGGGCCGAGGGGAAGCGCGAGGACGCGGCGGCGGCCCGCGAGCGCGTGGAGGAGCGGCGGGAGCGACTCGGGGACTTGCAGACCGAGAAGCAGTCGCTCGACGAGCGGATCGAGCGGCTCGGCGACCTCGCGGAGGCGTTGCGGGAGCGCGAGCGCGAGCGCGACGCGGCCGAGCGCGTGGCGGAGAAGCGCGAGAGCCTCGGCGAGCGAAACGAGGAGCGCCGCGAGCGCCTCGCGGAACTCCGGGAGCGAAAGCGCTCGCTCGAATCCGCGTACGACGAGGAGCGCATCGAGACGGCGGAGGCGAACAAGCGGGAGGCCGAACAGTACCTCGAACAGGTCGCGGGGAAACTCGACTCGTTGCGCGAGCGCCGCGACGAAATCCAGGGGGAACTCGGCGGCGTGAAGAAGGACATCGAGACGCTCGAACGGTTGCGCGAGGAGCGCGACGCCCTCGAAGAGACGGTCGAAGAACTCCAGGACGTGCACGGGGAAACGGAGGCCCTCGAATCGCTGTACGGCGACCTGCGGGCGGAGTTACGCCAGCGGAACGTCGACCGGCTGGAGCGCCTGCTGAACGAGACGTTCGACCTCGTGTACCAGAACGACTCGTACGCCCGCATCGAACTGGACGGGACGTACGAGCTGACGGTGTACCAGAAGGACGGCGAGCGTCTCGACCCCGAACAGCTCTCGGGCGGCGAGCGCGCGCTGTTCAACCTCAGCCTCCGGTGCGCCATCTATCGGTTGCTCTCCGAGGGCATCGAGGGATCGGCGCCGATGCCGCCGCTGATCCTCGACGAACCGACCGTGTTCCTCGACTCCGGGCACGTCTCACAGCTCGTGGAGCTGGTGGAGTCGATGCGGGAGGTCGGGGTGGAGCAGATTCTCGTGGTGAGTCACGACGAGAGCCTGCTCGGCGCGGCGGACGATCTGGTGCGAGTGCAGAAGGACGCGACGACGAACCGCTCGCACGTCGAGCACGACACCCCGACGCTCAACGCCGAGTGAGGAGTTTCGCGACGCCGCGGTCGCCGGTCGAGGTGAGAGTGTACGCGGGCTCGCCGGCGACGGTGGCTTCCTCGACGACCCCGGCGGCGCGGCACTCCGTGAGGAGGCCGAGGAGGTCGCTCTCGCAGAACGAGTAGTCGGTGAGCATGTCGCGGACGGGCCGCGGCCCGTTCTCGTGGAGGTCGAGGAGGAGGCCGAGCGACCGGTCGTCGTGGGCGACGCGCAGGACGGCGCGCACGCTCTCGGGGACGGCGGCGGCCCGGGTTTCGAGCGCGGGGCTGTCGAGCGGTTCGACGGCGTCGTTCGGGGCGTACGCTTCCTCGCCGGTGTCGGGGTCGCGGAGGAGACTGCTCTCCGCGGACTCCTTCACGAGCACGTACACGTCGCCGTCGTATCGGACGGGTCGGGTCATTCGTCTCGCCGCGCGACGAGTTCGCCGATGCGGGCCTTCGAGCGCTTGTAGTCTCTCGCGCAGTACGCGAGGACGGCCGCGCCGGCGAGCGCGGTGCCGCCGCCGACGACGAGGAGGCCGCGGAACGCGAGGAACATGAGGCCGAGCGCGAACAGGAGGATGCCGACGTTGAGGAAGGCGACGAGCTTCCAGAAGCGGAGTTTTATCTCCGCCGGCACCTCCGTGGACTCCCCGTCCTCGTCGTCGTCGGAGTCGGGGACGGCGGTCTGCGGTTTCAGCGGATTGTACACGGATAGAGGGAGCCGTCGGAGCGAAGAAAAGTTATCGCTGCTCGGCGAGCGGCGTCGCGTTCGTGGCCTTGAGCCACGCGAGCGGGTTGTCCGCGTCGTAGAGTACGACCCCGTCTTCGGTGTCGTAGGACTCGACGGTCGGACCCTCCTCCCCCTCCGGCAGCTGGGGTACGTGGTTCCGGCGCTCTTCGTCACCCGTCGTCGCGTGGTCGGACACGTGTGTCACCTCACCCCACGATAAGAAATACCATGGTATAACCCTTTTCCCCGGCGGTCGGCGGACGCAGGGTCTTTTAGTCGGGCGCGACCAAGGGAGACCCAATGCCTAACGCCAGCCTGACGGACTTCGACGGCGGCGGGGACGACGCGGACGCCGCGGGGGACGGCGACCGGCCCGCCGCGGAGGCGCGGTACATCGCCGGGGACGGCGACCCGGTCGTAAACGAAATCATCGACGCCGAGGAGGGCGCGCTCCCAGAGCCCGAGGGAACGGTCGACATCGCGGTGACGCAGGTGGATTACACCGTCGAGGGACAGGGAAGCCGGGAACGCCCGGTCATCCACGTCTTCGGCCGACGCGAGGACGACACGCCCGAACACGTCCGCGTGCACGGCTTCCGCCCCTACTTCTACACGCCCACGGACAGCCTCTCCGAGGGCGACCTGCAGGACGACGTCATCACTGGCAGCGAGGACGGCTACGAGAGCATTCGCGGCGAGGAGCTGACGAAGGTGTTCGGTCGGACGCCCCGGGACGTCGGACAGATTCGAGACCGATTCGACCACTACGAGGCGGACATCCTCTTCCCGAACCGTTTCCTCATCGACAAGGACGTGAACAGCGGCCTCCGCGTTCCGGAGCGCCGCGCCGAGGAGGACGGCGCGCTCGTCGCCCACCACGGCGAGGTCGAACCCCTGGAAGCCGAGGCCAGCCTGCGCGTGAACACGTTCGACATCGAGGTGGACGACCGCTCCGGGTTCCCGGAGGACGGCGAGGAACCCATCGTCTGCCTCACCAGCCACGACAACTACCGCGACGAGTACGTCGCGTGGCTCTACGACGCCCCCGACGCCGACGTCCCCGCGCCCGACGACCTCGCGGACTACGACCTGCTCGACGAGAAGGCGGACGCCTCGGTCGAGGTGCGGTCGTTCGACGAGGAGGAAGCGATGCTGGACGCCTTCCTCGCGTACATCGAGGACACCGACCCCGACGTGCTCACGGGCTGGAACTTCGAGGACTTCGACGCGCCGTACGTCATCGACCGCCTCGACGTGCTCGGGATGTCCTACGACCGGCTCTCCCGCGTGAACGAGGTGTGGACGGGCGGCTGGGGCGGCCCCGACGTGAAGGGCCGCGTGGTGTTCGACCTCCTGTACGCCTACCAGCGCACGCAGTTCAGCGAACTCGACTCCTACCGCCTCGACGCCGTGGCGGAGACCGAACTCGGCGTCGGGAAGGAACGCTACACGGGCGACATCGGCGACCTCTGGGAGCAAGACCCCGAACGCCTCCTGGAGTACAACGTCCGCGACGTGGAGCTCTGCGTCGAAATCGACCGCAAGCAGGACGTGATTCCGTTCTGGGAGGAGGTCGCGTCCTTCGTCGGGTGTAAGCTCGAGGACGCGACGACGCCCGGGGACGCGGTGGACATGTACGTCCTGCACAAGGTGCACGGGAGTTTCGCGCTGCCGTCGAAGGGCCAGCAGGAGTCCGAGGACTACGAGGGCGGCGCGGTGTTCGACCCCATCACGGGCGTCCGCGAGAACGTCACCGTGCTCGACCTGAAGAGCCTCTATCCGATGTGCATGGTGACCATCAACGCCAGCCCCGAGACGAAAGTCAATCCGGAGGAGTACGACGGCGAGACGTACGTCGCGCCGAACGGCACGCACTTCCAGAAGACCCCCGACGGCGTGATTCGGGAGATGGTGGACGAACTCCTCGAGGAGCGCGAGCAGAAGAAGTCGCGGCGGAACGACCACAGCCCGGACAGCGAGGGCTACGAGCGGTTCGACCGCCAGCAGGCCGCGGTGAAGGTCATCATGAACTCGCTGTACGGCGTGCTGGGCTGGGAGCGCTTCCGCCTCTACGACAAGGAGATGGGCGCGGCGGTGACCGCGACCGGCCGGGACGTCATCGAGTTCACCGAGCGCGCCGCGAACGAAATCGGCCACGAAGTCGCATATGGAGATACCGACAGCGTGATGTTAGAACTCGGCCCCGAGTTCTCGAAGGACGAGGCCATCGAGACCTCGTTCGAGATTGAAGAGCACATCAACGGCCGGTACGACGACTTCGCGCGCGACGACCTGAACGCGGACGAACACCGGTTCCAGATCGAGTTCGAGAAACTGTACAGGAGATTCTTCCAGGCGGGGAAGAAGAAGCGGTACGCGGGCCACATCGTCTGGAAGGAGGGCAAGGACGTGGACGACATCGACATCACGGGCTTCGAGTACAAGCGCTCGGACATCGCGCCCATCACGAAGGAGGTGCAGAAGGAGGTCATCGACCGCATCGTCCACGGGGAAGATATTGACAGCGTGAAGGACTACGTGCACGGTATCATCGAGGACTTCCAGGACGGCAACGTGGACCTCGACGACGTGGGGATTCCGGGCGGTATCGGGAAGCGCCTCGACAACTACGACACGGACACCGCGCAGGTGCGGGGCGCGAAGTACGCGAACCTCCTGCTGGGGACGAACTTCCAGCGCGGGTCGAAGCCGAAACGCCTCTACCTCGCGAAGGTTCGACCGGAGTTCTGGCGGCGCGTCGAATCGGAGAAGGGACTCGACCCCCAGACCGACCCGCTCTACGGGGAGTTCAAGCGCGACCCGGACGTCATCTGTTACGAGTACGCCGACCAGGTTCCGGAGGAGTTCGAGGTGGCCTGGGACACGATGCTCGATAAGACCCTCAAGGGCCCAATCGAGCGCATCCTCGAAGCGCTCGAAGTCTCGTGGGAGGAAGTGAAGAGCGGGCAGACCCAGACCGGCCTCGGCAGTTACATGTGACTACCAGTCGCTGAACTTATCGCGGCGGTAGAGGTCGATTTCGCTGGCGGTGGATCGTTCCTGTCGGGCGGCGAACGCGATTGCGTCCGCGATTTCCGCGGGGGCCGTGACCTCGCCCTCGTCGAACCGCTCCTCGAAGCTCTCGCCCAGCTCGCTCCCGAACTCGGTGCGAACCTCGGTGGGGTTGACGACGGTGACGCCCACGCCCTGGTCGCCGTACTGGGCTTCCACGCTGTGCGCGAACCCGCGCGTCCACCACTTCGTCGCGGCGTACACCGGGTTTCCCGGTCGCGGATACTGTCCGGCGAAACTCCCGACGAACACGAGGTTCCCCTGGGTGTCGACGAGGTGCGGGAGGGCGGCGCGGGTGGCGTAGAACATCCCGTCACAGTTCACGGCCATCATCGTCTCGTACGCGTCGGTGTCCATGTCCGGCACGTCCCCGTCTCCGCGGGCGAGGCCGGCGTTGTTCACGAGCACGTCGAGGCCGCCGAAGTGCTCTACTGTGTCCGCGACCAGCGCGTCCACGTCCGCCTCGTCAGTGACATCCGTCGGGGCGACGAGCGTGTCGGCGCCGTACTCGGTTTCGAGGGCGTCGGCGATGGTCTCCAGTCGGTTCGTCCGGCGGGCGGCGAGCGCGACGTTCGCGCCGTCCGCCGCGAGCGCGTGGGCGGTTGCGCGTCCGATGCCGGCGCTCGCGCCCGTGACGATAGCGGTGCGTCCGTCGAGGGGTGGTTTCTGACCCATACGGGCCGTGCGTCGGGCAGTGGTTTCGGTCTTTTCCCACTCCGCAAAACCGACTTTTACGGTTTCAGGAAATTAATTTGTGTTTGAGAAAACTTGACACCCGTGGATGCGTAAGCATTATGCGTCGCAAACCCCTCGTTTGATACGACTGAAGGCATGGCTACGCTAACACTACAGAACGTACACGCGGAAGTCGCAGAGGAGGGCGAGAAGATTCTCAACGGCGTCGACCTCGAAGTCGACTCCGGCGAGATTCACGCCCTGATGGGTCCGAACGGCAGCGGGAAGTCCACGACCTCCAAGGTCATCGCGGGCCACCCCGCGTACGAGGTCACCGAGGGCTCCATCACGCTCACGCTCGACGACGACGACTTCGGTGACGTCGACGAGATACCGGAGGACGCACGCGAGTGGGACCTCCTCGACCTGGAGCCGAACGAGCGCGCCGCGCTCGGCGTGTTCCTCGCGTTCCAGTACCCCGCGGAGATCGAGGGGGTCACGATGACGAACTTCCTCCGCACCGCGGTCAACGCGAAGCTCGAGGAGCGCGAGGAACTCCTGTTCGGCGAGGACGAGGAGGCCGAAGACGAGGAGGCCGGCTACGACACCAGCCCGATGGAGGGGCCCGCGGACGAGGGCGACATCGGCGTCGCCGAGTTCCAGCAGCTCCTCTCGGAGAAGATGGAGCTCCTCGACATGGACGAGAAGTTCGCGCAGCGCTACCTCAACGCCGGGTTCTCCGGCGGTGAGAAGAAACAGAACGAAGTCCTCCAGGCGGCCATTCTGGAGCCCGCAATCGCGGTGCTGGACGAGATCGACAGCGGTCTCGACATCGACCGCCTGCAGGACGTCGCGGACGGCATCAACGCCCTGCGCGACGAACAGAACACCGGGATCCTCCAGATCACGCACTACCAGCGCATCCTCGACTACGTCGAGCCCGACACGGTCCACATCATGCTCGACGGCGAGATCGCGATGGAGGGCGGCCCCGAGCTCGCGGCGAAGCTCGAAGACAAGGGGTACGACTGGGTGCGTGACGAGGTCTACGGCGCGGCCTAAACTAAATCATGAGTTCAGACGAACACCTCAAAGACACCGACACGGAAGCCCGCTTCGAGTTCAAGAAAGAGGAGAGCTCGGCGTTCGAGTCGGGGAAAGGACTGACCGAGGAGACGATCCGTCTCATCTCGGAGGACAAGGACGAGCCCGAGTGGATGCTGCAGCGGCGTCTGCGCGCGCTCGAACACTACCAGGAGATGCCGCTGCCGACGGACTGGCCCGGCCAGCCCGACCTCACCGGACTCGACATCGAGGAGATCGTTCCCTACATCCGTCCCGACATCGAGACGCGGGGCGGTGCGGAGAACTGGGAGGACCTGCCGGACGAGATTCAGGACACGTTCGAGAAGCTCGGCATCCCGGAAGCCGAGCGGGAGGCTCTCTCGGGCGTCGGCGCGCAGTACGAGTCCGAGATCGTCTACCAGAACATGCAGGAGCAGTGGGAGGAGAAGGGGGTCGTGTTCATGGACATGGACAAGGCCGTCCAGGAGCACCCGGAGAAAGTGAAGGAGCACTTCATGACGAAGAACGTGCCCCCGAGCGACAACAAGTTCGCCGCGCTCCACGGCGCAGTCTGGTCGGGCGGGTCGTTCGTCTACGTCCCCGAGGACGTGACGGTTCAGATGCCGATTCAGGCGTACTTCCGCATGAACAGCGAGGGCATGGGCCAGTTCGAGCACACGCTCATCATCGCGGAGAAGGGCAGCGAAGTCCACTACATCGAGGGCTGTAGCGCGCCGAAGTACGGCACGCACAACCTTCACTCCGGCGGCGTCGAAGTCTTCGTCGGCGAGGACGCGCACGTGCAGTACTCGACCGTGCAGAACTGGTCGAAGAACACGTACAACCTCAACACGAAGCGCGCCATCGTCGAGGAGAACGGCACGATGGAGTGGGTTTCGGGGAGTATGGGGTCGAAGGCGACGATGCTCTACCCCTGCACCATCCTCAAGGGTCGCGGCGCGACGGACAACCACATCACCATCGCGTTCGCGGGCGAAGACCAGGACATCGACACCGGCGCGAAGGTCTACCACAACGCGCCCGAGACGAAGTCCACCATCGAGTCCAAGTCCATCAGCAAGGACGGCGGCCGCACGAACTACCGCGGCCTCGTCCACATCTCGGACGGCGCGGAGAACTCCAGTACGTCGGTGGAGTGTGACGCGCTGATGTTCGACAACGAGTCCACGTCGGACACCATGCCGTACATGGAGATCGAGGAGTCGAAAGTGGACGTAGCCCACGAGGCCACCGTGGGTAAAATCGGCGACGAAGACGTCTTCTACCTCCAGTCGCGCGGACTGGACGACGACGACGCGAAGCAGATGATCGTCGCCGGGTTCATCGAACCCATCACGGAGGAACTGCCCATCGAGTACGCGGTCGAACTCAACCGCCTCATCGAACTGGAGATGGAGGGGAGTCTCGGATGAGCACGCAACTCCACGACGGCATCACCGAGGAGACGGTTCGGGAGCTCTCGGAAGAGCGTAACGAGCCGGAGTGGCTCCTCGAAACGCGTCTCGAGGCGCTCGACGAACTGGACAGCCTCGACTACCCGAGCGTCATCCAGACGCCGGGTCGGACGTGGACGAACCTCGAAGACCTCGACTTCGAGGCGCTCGTCGAACCGCACGAGCAGACCGAGGAGAAAGACCTCGAAGTGGACGCGGACGCGACGGTCGTGCCGTTCCACCGCGCGCT is drawn from Salarchaeum sp. JOR-1 and contains these coding sequences:
- a CDS encoding DNA-directed DNA polymerase → MPNASLTDFDGGGDDADAAGDGDRPAAEARYIAGDGDPVVNEIIDAEEGALPEPEGTVDIAVTQVDYTVEGQGSRERPVIHVFGRREDDTPEHVRVHGFRPYFYTPTDSLSEGDLQDDVITGSEDGYESIRGEELTKVFGRTPRDVGQIRDRFDHYEADILFPNRFLIDKDVNSGLRVPERRAEEDGALVAHHGEVEPLEAEASLRVNTFDIEVDDRSGFPEDGEEPIVCLTSHDNYRDEYVAWLYDAPDADVPAPDDLADYDLLDEKADASVEVRSFDEEEAMLDAFLAYIEDTDPDVLTGWNFEDFDAPYVIDRLDVLGMSYDRLSRVNEVWTGGWGGPDVKGRVVFDLLYAYQRTQFSELDSYRLDAVAETELGVGKERYTGDIGDLWEQDPERLLEYNVRDVELCVEIDRKQDVIPFWEEVASFVGCKLEDATTPGDAVDMYVLHKVHGSFALPSKGQQESEDYEGGAVFDPITGVRENVTVLDLKSLYPMCMVTINASPETKVNPEEYDGETYVAPNGTHFQKTPDGVIREMVDELLEEREQKKSRRNDHSPDSEGYERFDRQQAAVKVIMNSLYGVLGWERFRLYDKEMGAAVTATGRDVIEFTERAANEIGHEVAYGDTDSVMLELGPEFSKDEAIETSFEIEEHINGRYDDFARDDLNADEHRFQIEFEKLYRRFFQAGKKKRYAGHIVWKEGKDVDDIDITGFEYKRSDIAPITKEVQKEVIDRIVHGEDIDSVKDYVHGIIEDFQDGNVDLDDVGIPGGIGKRLDNYDTDTAQVRGAKYANLLLGTNFQRGSKPKRLYLAKVRPEFWRRVESEKGLDPQTDPLYGEFKRDPDVICYEYADQVPEEFEVAWDTMLDKTLKGPIERILEALEVSWEEVKSGQTQTGLGSYM
- the mre11 gene encoding DNA double-strand break repair protein Mre11 is translated as MTRVIHTGDTHLGYRQYHSPVRRQDFADAFRSVVEDAVEDDVDAVVHAGDLYHDRQPGLPDLLDTIDILTPLREHDIPFLAVVGNHESTRQGQWLDLFETLGLATRLDAQGTVVGDTTFYGLDYVPESKRDQLDYEFATPETAHAALVSHGLFTPFPHANWETETVLGEANVEFDALLLGDNHAPDRAEVLDTWVTYCGSTERASASERDPRGYNIVTFDDGAEITRRGVDTRDFVFLDLELKGDEGTAYVRDRVREADVTDAVVIATIEGEGGQVTPADVEAFGEERGALVTRVNDRREVEDEADIDVSFADPDEAVRERVRELGLSQTARDIDEAVRESKLADANVRDAVKDRVQEAISDAPDPGDGAAGVTEEEAADENDGQAAMGEFQ
- a CDS encoding helix-turn-helix domain-containing protein, which gives rise to MSAIQSAEADTLERVRDLPPSAKLVAKVLEYEDTLTQSEIADETLLPARTVRYALTRLEDEGLVDSRFSFTDARKRLYSLDV
- the sufB gene encoding Fe-S cluster assembly protein SufB gives rise to the protein MSSDEHLKDTDTEARFEFKKEESSAFESGKGLTEETIRLISEDKDEPEWMLQRRLRALEHYQEMPLPTDWPGQPDLTGLDIEEIVPYIRPDIETRGGAENWEDLPDEIQDTFEKLGIPEAEREALSGVGAQYESEIVYQNMQEQWEEKGVVFMDMDKAVQEHPEKVKEHFMTKNVPPSDNKFAALHGAVWSGGSFVYVPEDVTVQMPIQAYFRMNSEGMGQFEHTLIIAEKGSEVHYIEGCSAPKYGTHNLHSGGVEVFVGEDAHVQYSTVQNWSKNTYNLNTKRAIVEENGTMEWVSGSMGSKATMLYPCTILKGRGATDNHITIAFAGEDQDIDTGAKVYHNAPETKSTIESKSISKDGGRTNYRGLVHISDGAENSSTSVECDALMFDNESTSDTMPYMEIEESKVDVAHEATVGKIGDEDVFYLQSRGLDDDDAKQMIVAGFIEPITEELPIEYAVELNRLIELEMEGSLG
- a CDS encoding ABC transporter ATP-binding protein, which produces MATLTLQNVHAEVAEEGEKILNGVDLEVDSGEIHALMGPNGSGKSTTSKVIAGHPAYEVTEGSITLTLDDDDFGDVDEIPEDAREWDLLDLEPNERAALGVFLAFQYPAEIEGVTMTNFLRTAVNAKLEEREELLFGEDEEAEDEEAGYDTSPMEGPADEGDIGVAEFQQLLSEKMELLDMDEKFAQRYLNAGFSGGEKKQNEVLQAAILEPAIAVLDEIDSGLDIDRLQDVADGINALRDEQNTGILQITHYQRILDYVEPDTVHIMLDGEIAMEGGPELAAKLEDKGYDWVRDEVYGAA
- the rad50 gene encoding DNA double-strand break repair ATPase Rad50, with amino-acid sequence MKFERVKIRNFKCYDAEDVRLDRGVTVVYGLNGSGKSSLLEACFFALYGTDAVPGTANEVVTTGTEEMAVTLWFTHDGDEYELSRELKLRDGRVGRHDCVLTTPAGSIEGVTDVEAHIVELLRMDASAFVNCAYVRQGEVNKLINASPSERQDMIDDLLQLGKLEDYRERAGDARLGVEDVLTEYRSRLDQRAEDVNELENQALHERRNALQSDLAEVESEIERFEENQQNARETKEEAERVLSEYEEKREELDSVRETIADLREDISDTENERDSLQETLREHRERASDLDDRVESLLADTDLDGDAGLDAVEARREELDAERETVQSDVQEVANEMTSDRKDAESFEERADDLAERAAEARERADDLEAAAADAAEEVAELDSTIADIESDIEESREAFADAPVAFGEATEYRERLESEREELRAERTDVREELASARSRVEDAEELLAEGKCPECGQPVEGSPHVASIEEYRERVGDLEADLDGIESDIEDVTDRIERASELEAVERTVADLESRRESKAEVREAKAETVAEKRDDAAAARERADDLESRAEGKREDAAAARERVEERRERLGDLQTEKQSLDERIERLGDLAEALRERERERDAAERVAEKRESLGERNEERRERLAELRERKRSLESAYDEERIETAEANKREAEQYLEQVAGKLDSLRERRDEIQGELGGVKKDIETLERLREERDALEETVEELQDVHGETEALESLYGDLRAELRQRNVDRLERLLNETFDLVYQNDSYARIELDGTYELTVYQKDGERLDPEQLSGGERALFNLSLRCAIYRLLSEGIEGSAPMPPLILDEPTVFLDSGHVSQLVELVESMREVGVEQILVVSHDESLLGAADDLVRVQKDATTNRSHVEHDTPTLNAE
- a CDS encoding SDR family oxidoreductase, producing the protein MGQKPPLDGRTAIVTGASAGIGRATAHALAADGANVALAARRTNRLETIADALETEYGADTLVAPTDVTDEADVDALVADTVEHFGGLDVLVNNAGLARGDGDVPDMDTDAYETMMAVNCDGMFYATRAALPHLVDTQGNLVFVGSFAGQYPRPGNPVYAATKWWTRGFAHSVEAQYGDQGVGVTVVNPTEVRTEFGSELGESFEERFDEGEVTAPAEIADAIAFAARQERSTASEIDLYRRDKFSDW